A genomic region of Xiphophorus couchianus chromosome 9, X_couchianus-1.0, whole genome shotgun sequence contains the following coding sequences:
- the LOC114150386 gene encoding tubulin alpha-1 chain-like, producing MPSDKTAGRGDDSFNTFFSETGSGKHVPRAVYVDLEPTVIDEVRTGTYHQLFHPEQLISGKEDAANNYARGHYTIGKEIIDPVLDRIRKLADQCNGLQGFLVFHSFGGGTGSGFTSLLMERLSVDYGKKSKLEFSVYPAPQVSTAVVEPYNSILTTHTTLEHSDCAFMVDNEAIYDICCRNLDIERPTYTNLNRLMSQIVSSITASLRFDGALNVDLTEFQTNLVPYPRIHFPLVTYAPVISAEKAYHEQLTVAEITNACFEPANQMVKCDPRHGKYMACCLLYRGDVVPKDVNAAIANIKTKRTIQFVDWCPTGFKVGINYQPPTVVPGGDMAKVQRAVCMLSNTTAIAEAWARLDHKFDLMYAKRAFVHWYVGEGMEEGEFSEAREDMAALEKDYEEVGTDSIEGEGEEEGGEY from the exons ATGCCAAGTGACAAGACCGCAGGAAGAGGAGACGACTCCTTCAACACTTTCTTCAGTGAGACCGGTTCTGGAAAGCATGTCCCCCGGGCCGTGTATGTGGACCTGGAGCCCACTGTCATTG ATGAGGTACGCACTGGGACCTACCACCAGCTATTTCACCCTGAGCAGCTGATTAGTGGTAAGGAGGACGCTGCCAACAATTACGCTCGTGGGCACTACACCATCGGAAAGGAGATAATCGATCCTGTTTTGGATAGGATTCGCAAACTG GCTGACCAGTGTAATGGTCTTCAGGGCTTCCTGGTTTTCCACAGCTTTGGTGGAGGCACTGGCTCTGGTTTCACCTCCCTGCTGATGGAGCGCCTGTCTGTCGACTACGGCAAGAAATCCAAGCTGGAGTTCTCCGTCTATCCGGCCCCACAGGTGTCCACAGCCGTGGTGGAGCCATACAACTCCATCCTGACCACCCACACCACCCTGGAGCACTCAGACTGCGCCTTCATGGTGGACAACGAGGCCATATACGATATCTGCTGTCGGAACCTGGACATCGAGCGCCCCACCTACACCAACCTGAACAGACTGATGAGTCAGATCGTGTCCTCCATCACGGCTTCTCTTCGTTTCGACGGCGCGCTCAACGTGGATCTGACCGAGTTCCAGACCAACTTGGTGCCTTATCCACGTATCCACTTCCCTCTGGTCACCTATGCCCCCGTCATCTCTGCCGAGAAGGCTTACCACGAGCAGCTGACCGTAGCTGAAATCACCAACGCTTGCTTTGagccagccaatcagatggTGAAATGCGACCCTCGCCACGGCAAGTACATGGCCTGCTGCCTTCTGTACCGTGGAGATGTGGTGCCCAAAGACGTCAACGCTGCCATTGCCAACATCAAAACCAAGCGCACCATCCAGTTTGTGGACTGGTGCCCCACTGGTTTCAAGGTGGGCATCAACTACCAGCCTCCCACTGTGGTTCCTGGTGGAGACATGGCCAAGGTCCAGAGGGCTGTGTGCATGTTGAGCAACACCACGGCCATTGCAGAGGCCTGGGCTCGGCTCGACCACAAGTTTGATCTGATGTACGCCAAGCGTGCCTTCGTTCATTGGTATGTGGGTGAGGGCATGGAGGAGGGAGAGTTCTCCGAGGCCAGGGAGGACATGGCTGCACTGGAGAAGGATTATGAAGAGGTTGGAACTGATTCTATTGAAGgggagggtgaggaagaaggaGGGGAATATTGA